From the genome of Pirellulales bacterium:
CGACGACCGGCCGGAAGAATTCCGCTTTTCGCTGAACGATCCCTGGTCGCGCAAGCTGTTCATGGCGCTGTTGCGGCGCTATGGCATCAACCCTTACCGCTATTCCGGACAGCGCCGCACCACGGTCATGGCCCGCGTGCCGAAACCCTTCGTCGACGAAACGCTCTGGCCGGAGTTCAACCAGCTCAACTCCGAATTGGCTCGTTACCTGAATGCGGTCACCGATCGCGTGATCAAGGCCGCGATTTTCGCCGACGACTCCGACGCCGAGACCCGCGCCGCCCCGCCCGCGCTCAGCGGCGGTTCCTAGCTGCTTTTCAAGTTGAAGTCATATCCGTCGCTCTTCCCCTTTTCGACGTTTGCCGACAGGTCGCTGGTACCCGTCTTAGAAACGCTTGCCGCCGGCACGACGGTGACCTCGGCTGAACCCTCGACCAGAATCAATTCCTGGTCCACGTCGAGATCGCGGAATTGCTGATGGATTCCCGACGGCCAAGCAATCTCCAACTTGTCGACGCGTCTGGCCTCGCCCAGCCCGAACACCAACTGCCGTTGGTTGCTCGCCTGGTAGCCGTCGCCGGCGTTCAGCCACTGGGTCTGTCGGCGCCGGCCGATTTCAACGTGGACGACCGCTCCGATTGCATCGCGGCCCGATCGCACGCCGCGAAGCTGCACGGCCAGAAAATGGCCGGCCCCTGGCGTTCGGTTTGTCACCAAGGCAATGGGCGCTTCCAACGACGAAACCGCGAAATCCTCCCGCCCATCGCGATTGAAGTCGAGGCGGGCCAGACTGCGGCCGAAACACTTTTGCTGAAAGTAAGCTCCCAACGAGTCACTCGTCAGCTCTTCGAAGCGACCTCTTCCCAGATTGCGAAAATACTGCGGCCGCATGGCGTTGGAGACGCCCGGCGACGAAAACTCGTGAACGTGGCCGTTGGCGACCACCAGATCGGGCAGACCATCGAGTTCAGCATCGATAAACTGCGTTCCGAAACCCAACATCGCGAAGCTCGGCTCGCGCAGTCCGGCGGGTCCGGTAGCATCGGTGAACGACTCGCCGTCGAGCTGCACGTACAGCGTGCTCGACTCCTCCTGGAAATTGGTGACCAACAGGTCGATCTTTCCGTCGCCGTTGACATCGCCGGCGGCAACGCCCATCGAGGCCAACGTCCTTCCCTCGCCGTCGTAGGCCAGCCCCGACAGCAGCCCGCGCTCTTCGAACGCGGGCTTTTTGCCACCGGCCGGCGTGCGGTTGAGAAAATAGAAATTGGCGTCTTGATCGTTGGCCACGAAGATGCTCAGCCGGCCGGTGGCGTCGAAATCGGCCGCGACGATTCCCAGGCCGTTTCCGCCCGCGACGCGCACCCCCGCCGTTTCCGTCGCGTCGAGAAAGCGGCCGTCGCCTTGATTGACGTACAATCGGTCGGGGGCCGGCTCGAACGCGCTCGGCCGGCAAGTCCCTGGCACTCCGTTGGTGGAACAGATCCGCTCAAAGACATCGGGGGCTTGCACATAGTTCACGTCGTACAGGTCCGGCAGCCCGTCGCCGCTGAAGTCGGCCAGCGCGCAACTGGTGGTCCAGCTCCCATCACGAATGCCGGCCGCTTCGGTAACGTCGTCGAACGTTCCGTCGCCGTGGTTCACATAGAGCCGGTTGGCGCCGATATTGGCCACGTAGAGGTCCGGAAAACCGTCGTTATTGAAGTCGCCCACCGTCGCTCCACCGCTGAACCGCTCATCGCCGAGCCGGGCGGGCAGCGTCACTTGCTCGAATCGCCCGCTTCCCAGGTTACGGTCCAGACAATCGAGGAACTCCGTCTGGCCCGGCCGCGGAGGCCAGCGGCAACCCTGCGTGAAGTAGAGGTCGGGCCAACCGTCCAGATCATAGTCGATGACTGCGATGCCGCCACCGAACGCCTGGAACATGCGCATGCGCGGCGACGTTCCTTCGCGCCCGCAGAAATACGCGAAATCGATTCCGGCCCGGCCGGCCACGTCCTCAAA
Proteins encoded in this window:
- a CDS encoding FG-GAP-like repeat-containing protein produces the protein MICFARMVQKKRQQRRPLEKALPIVLVALAGTIGWHVWQRAPSPARLLESARQAMDRKQYAAVEKLCGQIAADAPQSANALLLAAEAAGQQEHFSDALGYYDRVGAAAGDDSVAALCAAGSIWLDLDHASNAEAKYRAALEIDRRRVTAHDRLAHLLAVEGRRFESLRHLYELLRQRRYSLDVLLLAGEHAVGVESPAELARFRTADPDDPAPLIGLARIALRKKQYAKAIDLLRRVIAQAPYVEAHALLGRVLLERPNDDDLVRWQADLPAEAELHPDVWAVRGSWAMRRGQKEVAARSFWEALRRDPNHHSATLQLSQVLHALGDSPSAEALGRRAAALAEFSSTLESLNERPNDQVQLLHAARQSELLGRFWEAWGWNQIALSVAPEAAWPRQALARIEPLLDDSLPPTFAAVDPGVQLDLSNYPLPEIHSRVPETAAAPWAPSGAAPRFEDVAGRAGIDFAYFCGREGTSPRMRMFQAFGGGIAVIDYDLDGWPDLYFTQGCRWPPRPGQTEFLDCLDRNLGSGRFEQVTLPARLGDERFSGGATVGDFNNDGFPDLYVANIGANRLYVNHGDGTFDDVTEAAGIRDGSWTTSCALADFSGDGLPDLYDVNYVQAPDVFERICSTNGVPGTCRPSAFEPAPDRLYVNQGDGRFLDATETAGVRVAGGNGLGIVAADFDATGRLSIFVANDQDANFYFLNRTPAGGKKPAFEERGLLSGLAYDGEGRTLASMGVAAGDVNGDGKIDLLVTNFQEESSTLYVQLDGESFTDATGPAGLREPSFAMLGFGTQFIDAELDGLPDLVVANGHVHEFSSPGVSNAMRPQYFRNLGRGRFEELTSDSLGAYFQQKCFGRSLARLDFNRDGREDFAVSSLEAPIALVTNRTPGAGHFLAVQLRGVRSGRDAIGAVVHVEIGRRRQTQWLNAGDGYQASNQRQLVFGLGEARRVDKLEIAWPSGIHQQFRDLDVDQELILVEGSAEVTVVPAASVSKTGTSDLSANVEKGKSDGYDFNLKSS